Genomic segment of Amphibacillus xylanus NBRC 15112:
TGTTACGAATCAATTCATCATAAATCAGATCATGTTGTGCTGTTATTTTCGCAGTCGTATGTCCTGTGGTACCATTCAATAGCCGGTCAGATTCTAATAGGGCAACTTTCAAACCAGCATTCGTTAATAAATAGGCAGTGGTAATTCCTGTGATACCACCACCAACGATAACGGCATCAACATGAATATCTGTATTTAGCTTCGGGAAATTAGGTAATTCATCATAATTAGTCCAATAAGAATTTGGCGATTCGGGTAGTTTATCTTGTCTATATTTATTAACCATTAATTTTTCCTCCAATATTGTTGCTCTACATAATTAGCATTCCTGATTAATAAGCGATTATACCACTTTATAAAGCAACTAATTTTCTCAGCGCCTCTAGTATAAGTAATATTAGAATTAACGATTTACGGTTGACCCCTTCCCTTTTAAATAACTTGTGTTTATGGTAAACGAATACAAATGTTATGTAAGTCAATCTAGTTGTATAATAAAAATTATGTGTTATAATTCAATATGTAGTATATCGAGTTGTAATTAACAATAAAATAACACAAAATATAGTATCTTGAGTAATGGTGACATTTATATGTCTTAAAAGGGAATTCAGTCAAATCTGAAGCTGCCCCCGCAACTGTAAGTGTTGACGAACTAGCAAACCACTGTATCATTTCTTTGATATGGGAAGGGCTATAGTAGGATGAAACACTAGCCAGGAGACCTGCCAATACTTATAGTTTCTATTTTTCGGGGATGAAAAAGCAGAAACGATAGAACATTATCACTACCTTTCTGTCGTTTTACGCCATTCATGCTCTAATGAATGGTTTTTTATTATTTAAAGGGAGGGAAATTTAATGCTTGCATATACTACACCCAAAATTATCTTCAAATAAAACTAAATTTTCATATACAACTTATATATACGGAGGAATTTTATCATGGAAGTAATAGTTTACTCAAAAAGCGGCTGCCCTGAATGCGTCTTTACGAAAAAATTTCTTGAGGAAGAAAATATATTATATAAGGAAAAAAGAGTTGATCAAAATAAAGCGTATTTAGATGAAGTTATAGAATTAGGATTTAGTTCTTTACCCGTCGTTAAGATAGGAGATCAAATTTTTTCAGGCTATCAACCTGATAAATTACAAACGTTGGTGTAATAATGGCTAAAATTGTATACTACTCACAAACGGGTCAAACAAGAAAATACGTTCATAAAGTAAAACAATATCAAGCAATTGAAATTACCCCGTCAAATTTTGAGATTGAGATGAACGAACCTTTTATTCTTGTTATGCCCTCATACGAACCTAACATTCATCCTATTGTAACGGATACGGCAGCTGAATTTTTAGAAACAAAATGTAATCTTACTTTATGTAAAGGGTTATTTGGAGTTGGTAATCGGAATTTCGCTAACTTGTTTTGTATTACTGCTAAAGTTCTAGCAAAGGAATACAATCTTCCTTTATTACATCAATTAGAATTCCAAGGAACCGCGTCAGATGTCACAAAATTAGAAGAGGAGTTGAAACTAATTGAGCAAATATAATATTCAAGCAATAGAAAAAACTAAAGATATTACTTACTTCAAATTAAATAATCAGGTTAATATACCGAGTGAAAATAATGAAATTCAATTAAATAAGGATAAAGAGGCTGTCAGGGCTTACTTTTTAGAACATGTTAATCCCAATACAGTGTTCTTCCACACACTTGAAGAAAAAATAAATTACTTAATTGAAAATGATTATATTGAGGAAGCATTTATAAGAAAATATGATTTTGAATTTATAAAGCAGTTATTTAACTTTTTATACGAACAAAAATTTAGATTCAATAGTTTTATGGGAGCTTATAAATTTTATAACCAATATGCACTTAAAACTAATGATGGTAGTAAATATTTAGAAAGATATGAGGATCGCATTGGATTTGTTGCTTTATATTTAGCTACAGGTGATGAAAAGTTAGCTTGGAATATTGCAAAAGAGCATATTAACAAACGTTTCCAACTAGCTACACCAACATTCTTAAACGCTGGTAAAACATCTCGTGGTGAACTTGTCAGTTGTTTCTTACTTGACATACAAGATAATATGGAATCAATTGGTCGGACAATTAATTCTGCTCTTCAACTATCAAAGCGTGGTGGCGGCGTTGGTATTAACTTAACTAATCTAAGAGAAGCTGGTGCACCAATTAAAAAGATTGCTAACGCTGGATCAGGTGTGGTTCCAGTGATGAAAATATTCGAGGACAGCTTCAGTTATGCAAATCAACTTGGACAGCGTAATGGTGCAGGTGCTGTATATTTAAATGTTTTCCATCCAGATATTTATGAGTTTTTATCTACTAAAAAGGAAAACGCTGATGAAAAAATTCGTGTGAAAACATTATCATTAGGTCTTATTGTGCCAGACAAATATTATGAATTATTAAAAACAAATGCACCAATGTATCTATTTAGTCCGTATGATATTGAACGAATCTATAGTAAGCCATTTTCTTATATCAATATTACTGAAATGTATGATGAGCTAGTGCAAAACGATAACATTAAAAAGTATAGAATTAATGCTCGCGAGCTAGAACAAGAAATCTCAAAGCTTCAACAAGAATCTGGTTACCCATATATTGTGAATATTGATACTGTAAATAATGATAACCCAATTAACGGTCAAATTATTATGAGTAATTTATGTAGTGAGATTCTACAAGTTCAATCCCCTTCTGAATTAAATGAAGATATTTCATATAAAGCAGTTGGTCACGACATCAGTTGTAATTTAGGATCAACAAATATTACCGAGATGATTAAGTCAGATAACTTTGAAGAATCAATTGATACCGCTATTCGTGCATTAACATCTGTTTCAGATATGACAAGTATTAAAGCCGTTCCGACTGTTGATAAAGGTAATCGATCATATCATTCAATTGGGCTAGGAGCAATGGGATTACATACAGCTTTAGCTACTAATCAAATTCATTATGGATCAGATGAAGCGATTGAATTTACTGATGCTTATTTTAGAGCTGTAAGATATTATGCATTAAAGACAAGTAATAAACTTGCCCAAGAAAAACAAGAGACATTTTTTGAGTTTGAGAAATCTGCATATGCTGATGGATCATATTTAAGGACAAAATACATCGATCAAGAAGAGTTTACTTTTAAGTCAGAAAAAGTGAAGGAAATATTTAAAAATGTTCCAATGCCTACAATCGAGGATTGGAAAGAATTGAATGATGATATCATGAAGCATGGGCTTTATAATGCATATTTACTTGCGATAGCACCAACAGGTAGTATTTCGTATATTAACGAGGCATCAAGTTCACTTCATCCTATTGTGAATTTAATTGAAAATAGACAAGAAGAAAATATCGGTTCAGTTTATTACCCTGCCCCTCATTTAAATAATAAAACGATTCAATATTATCAATCTGCTTATGATACAGACATGCGTGATGTAATTAATACATACGCAGCGGCTCAAAAGCACATTGATCAAGGTATGAGTCTAACGTTATTTATGCGCTCTGTCATCCCCGAAGGACTTTACGAATGGAAGAATGGAAAAACGCAAAATATGACGACAAGAGATTTGAATCGATTAAGAAATTATGCTTGGACAAAGGGAATTAAAACGATCTATTATGTTCGAACACATACTGGTAACTATTCACAAGAAATTGGTGTTAATCACTGTGAAAGTTGCATTATATAATTAGGAACTAGGAAAGGGATGTAGAATGAGAAAAAAATATTTTAATGAGATTCTAGCCAGTGAAGACAATCGTCATTCTGTTCATTACTATAAATCAATCGATTGGAATCAAATTGAAGATGGATTAGATAAAGCAACCTGGGAAAAGTTAACGAGCCAATTTTGGTTAGACACACGAATTCCGGTTAGTAATGATCGTAATGACTGGAGAATGCTCTCTGATCAAGAGCGTGATGTTATAAATAAAGCATTTGTTGGTTTAACTTTATTAGATACATTACAATCTGAAGAAGGCGCAAATGCGATGCGAGATGATGTACGAACACAACATGAAGAAGCTGTATTAAACAATATTTTATTTATGGAATCCGTACATGCAAAATCATATTCGACTATTTTCATTTCTTTAAATACAACAAATGAAATAGACAAGATTTTCGACTGGGGCAATAATAACCTGTTAATCCAATATAAAGCTAAGCGTATTAATGAAATCTATCAAAATGGCAGTCCTTTACAAAAAAAAGTAGCTAGTGTATTTCTCGAATCATTTTTATTCTATAGCGGCTTCTATGCACCACTGTGGTATTTAGGAAACAACAAGCTTGAAAATGTCGCAGAAATTATTAAGCTTATTATTCGTGACGAATCTGTTCATGGCACATATTTAGGTTATAAGTTTCAACTTGGTTTCAATGAACTATCTGAGGATAAACAAAATGAACTAAAGGATTGGATTTATGCACTTCTTTTTGACCTAATGAAAAATGAAGAGAAATTCACCGAAGAAGTTTATTCACAAGTTGGTTGGACATATGATGTGATGACTTTTGTAAAATATAATGCAAATAAGGCACTACAAAATTTAGGATTCGAAGCTTTTTATCAAGATGGGATGCCAGAGCATGTAAATCCGATTGTGATGAATGGTATTTCAACTGAATCATCAAATCATGACTTTTTCTCTCAAGTTGGCAATAGCTATTTGATTGGTGAATCAGAGGCTATGGATGAGGATGACTATAATTTTTAAATCATTAAAATCAAAAATTGATTGATAACGATCTACTTTATAATCGAGTAGAAGGCGGTTAATTACCTCCTCCTACTCGATTGTTTTAATAAATTACTTTAGAAAATCAATAAAAAAGGGTTCAATGTCAAATAGTGTTGGTAGGTTTTATAATTAGCCGAGAATAAATTTATATTAATTTTAATTAAGATACAACTTGTTCACCTGCTGTTTTTCACTTCTTAATTATAAAGGAATCTGCTGGCCTTTTTCTATTAAAACACAAAAAGGTGTCAGCGAATTCGAAAAAAAGAACTCACCAACACCAAAAATTATAGAAACTAAAAAAGCTGTACAACAATAGCGATAGCTATAAATTGTACAACTTATCAGATAACTTTTAATTTTACTGCTTAAGTGCTCCATTTGGTTTGGGTATTTCCGTATCATCAAGTAAATTCATTTCAATGAAATAGGCAAGAAATCTCTCAGCTAATTCTTTTTCATTTTCGTCTGTTTTTAAGGAAATAAGATCTGTTAAGATTTGTGCCGTCATAACATTGTCATAATATCGATATCGACCGGAATTCCATGTTGTTCGGTGCGGATAATTCTTATTAATATAGTAGTTCCAGAACAACATCTTGTCAGATTCCTCTTTAGTTAATGTAATTCGATAACTCTCATGTGCAGTAATCATACCTTCATCGTTTAACTCACCAGAAAATGTTTCATTCACCATATAGAGGCCAATAATTTTCCTATCAACTTCCTCTTCATCACTAGCTCTAACGGTTAATAAAACTGCACTATTTGGACGTAGACGAGCAACTTTATTTGGTTGACCTTCATTCTTACCGCTTTGGATCGTACCTGTTGAGACTTGCCAATCTGTAAATATAGCATCTACCTCTTCTTCCTCGATCCAGAAAACAACTTGTGAGCTTTCGTGAATTTTTATATCCTTCAGCTTATTTCTCCGATAGGCAATTTCCGCTTGTTTTCTTTGTTCTTCATCAAGTTTTTGCTGCTCTAACTCTTTTTCTGCTTTTTCCTTTGTTAGAATATCTTTCATAGATTCAGCAACATCACGATCTTTTAATTTGATAAATTTACCTAAAGCATCTGGATATACGAATTTTTTCGTATCATCCTCAAAATCAACGGTAATAAACGTCTCGTCATGATCAATAATTTTCCCCTTACCAAAAACCTCATGAGTTATTTTTTCATTAATTAAATTCACTCATTCACACCCCTATAAAATATATTCTGAAAACACATGTGCTTGTAAAATTAATAAAAAACGTACGCAGTTTCTAATCGAAAGAAGTATGCGTACGATTTGAATCGTTAGCTGGCTAATAACCTTTCTATTTCTATTTTATCACAATTTTATTTTAATTTCAAATTAGCTATTGACAGACATGTTTTGAATGTAATATAATTATTATTTTTTAGTTATTGTGCAAAAGACTTTGTTCGTAAACTTTAAGGTTTTGGTAAATTGCTCTTAGATACGGAACTTTTAGGTTCGCTTGTTCAGCAAGAGTTAATAAATGGCCATGGATATGATCTCCCTCAATCAATGATCCTTTTTCCATATCGCGTTGCATTGAGGTTTTAAAATGATATGATAACTCGTCGATTGCTAATAATTGGCCATCTTCAACATGATCAGCAATTGGTGCATGATGTGCTCTCATAATTTGGGTAACTTCGTCAAACAAGGCTTTAATGAAATCTCTGCCTCCTAAACTCTCTCGAATCGGCCCAATTGGTGCGCGCATTAATGTCGTTAGTCCTGATAGAATGGTAATGCGTAAATATTTATGCCACATATCTTGTAATATTTGTGTACTTAAAATAAAATCAGCTTTCGTCCCACTAAAAGCAGTGGCTACGCATTGAATTCGCTCTGTCATTTCATTGTTCAATTCTCCAAACACAAGCTTATCAAAAGAACTTGAATGTATGACTTCTCCTGATTCATTTAATGTCGTTTCAATTTGACATAGGCCACCAGCTACTCGTTCCTTACCAAATTCATTAATTAATTGATCTAAGTGAGAAATCCCATTTAATAAAGGGATAATAACTGTGGTTCCACCAACAAATGGTTTTAAATCCTTAATCGCTTCGTCCAAATGGTATGCCTTTGTTGAAAGTAGCACAACATCAAATGGATCTGAATGCTGGTCTTTAGTCATTAATTGTGGTTTAAATGAATAATTAGCATTTGTACTCTTGATAACTAATCCTGATTGTTCTAGTTGTTGCTTTCTTTTTTCCCTAACAAGGAAAACAACATCTTCCCCTTTTTCAACTAAGCGGCCACCAAAATAGCCACCAATTCCCCCTGCACCTAATACTAAAATTCGCATAGTCGCTCCCCCTTAATCACTGATTTTATCCTTTAACTTTCAATCTACCTTTATATTTTTCTTTTAAGACGACATTATCTTTGATCAAACGGTAAATTGCTGATGAGATCGGTACACCAAATAACATTCCCGGTACGCCCCAAAGTCCGCCCCCAATTGTTATACCGACGATAACCCATAATCCCGATAAGCCAATTGATTGACCTACGACACGCGGATAAATAATATTTCCTTCAATCTGCTGAATGACAATAATTAATACTAAAAATAATAAAGCACGAATTGGTGATTCAACTAGGATTAAGAGAAAACCAACTGATGCTGAGATATATGCACCGACAAAAGGAATATAGGCAGTGACACCTGTTAAAGCACCAATCATACCGGCATATGGGAAACGGAAAATCCACATACCAAGCGCGACCATAGAACCAAGAATAACCGCTTCAATAGTTTCTCCAACAAAGAAGCTACTAAATGAATCATTCAGCACATTTAATACATAACGCAGGTTCTGATCCAAACGTTCTGGCAAAAACGCTTTTGAGACACGTTTAAATTGTCCTGCTAATTTTTCTTTCGTTAACAAAATGTAAATAGAGATAATAATCGCTAAAAATATATTAACAATAAAATTAAATACAGATCCAATTGTTGAAACAGTTGTCTCAATGACATTTCCAGTAAAATTATTGATCATATTTAAGAATTGACTCGCAAATCCTTGCCAATCAATATCAACATCTTGGACGAAATCTGCAAGTTGTGGAAATAAATCATTATATTGAAGGATCCAATTTTCAACCATTGTAAACAATTCAGGGGCCTTTTCAATCATTGTAGCGAACACTGAAATGAGCTGTGGTGCAATTAAACTAATGACAAACACAATAATGAACAGCACAACAATAAAACTAGAAAGGATACTGACTGGTCGCCGAGTCATTCTTACCCACTTTGCATGTTTATTAGGAAAATATATTTTTTCAAATTGGACCATTAAAAGATTAATAATATAGGCAATCCCTGCTCCCATAATGATCGGTTGTAAAACCGTCATCAGAACAGACAGCCATTGAAGGACTTGTTTGTAATTTGTAATTAATAAGATTACAATCGCCCCAATAATTAAATATTTCATAATTAATTTATCAATTCGTTTATAATTATCCATGACATTTTTCCCCTTTAATTGATAAGTATTGTAGTCTAATTCTAACTGATATTTTGACATAAATCATCTTTTAATATGATAATTTTTATACAAATCAGATAATTTATCAATCGTAAATGATGGATCCTTTAGTTTGGTTTAATGGCTAATGCACCAACCAATGCTGCTAAAGCACTAAATCCCGCTAATACAAAATATAACAGTTTGAAATCGCTTTCAATAATCGCTACTATAGGTGGACCTGTAGCTACACCTAAAAACCTCATGCTACTATATATTGACGTTACACTTCCTCTAATATTTTTCTTGACGCCCTTAGTTATTAAGGTATCTAGACATGGCAATGAAAGTCCTATTCCTATACTTGAAATAGACAAAAATATCGTCATTAATACAAGTCCAATCCCCTTAAAGA
This window contains:
- a CDS encoding glutaredoxin family protein → MEVIVYSKSGCPECVFTKKFLEEENILYKEKRVDQNKAYLDEVIELGFSSLPVVKIGDQIFSGYQPDKLQTLV
- the nrdI gene encoding class Ib ribonucleoside-diphosphate reductase assembly flavoprotein NrdI encodes the protein MAKIVYYSQTGQTRKYVHKVKQYQAIEITPSNFEIEMNEPFILVMPSYEPNIHPIVTDTAAEFLETKCNLTLCKGLFGVGNRNFANLFCITAKVLAKEYNLPLLHQLEFQGTASDVTKLEEELKLIEQI
- the nrdE gene encoding class 1b ribonucleoside-diphosphate reductase subunit alpha; this translates as MSKYNIQAIEKTKDITYFKLNNQVNIPSENNEIQLNKDKEAVRAYFLEHVNPNTVFFHTLEEKINYLIENDYIEEAFIRKYDFEFIKQLFNFLYEQKFRFNSFMGAYKFYNQYALKTNDGSKYLERYEDRIGFVALYLATGDEKLAWNIAKEHINKRFQLATPTFLNAGKTSRGELVSCFLLDIQDNMESIGRTINSALQLSKRGGGVGINLTNLREAGAPIKKIANAGSGVVPVMKIFEDSFSYANQLGQRNGAGAVYLNVFHPDIYEFLSTKKENADEKIRVKTLSLGLIVPDKYYELLKTNAPMYLFSPYDIERIYSKPFSYINITEMYDELVQNDNIKKYRINARELEQEISKLQQESGYPYIVNIDTVNNDNPINGQIIMSNLCSEILQVQSPSELNEDISYKAVGHDISCNLGSTNITEMIKSDNFEESIDTAIRALTSVSDMTSIKAVPTVDKGNRSYHSIGLGAMGLHTALATNQIHYGSDEAIEFTDAYFRAVRYYALKTSNKLAQEKQETFFEFEKSAYADGSYLRTKYIDQEEFTFKSEKVKEIFKNVPMPTIEDWKELNDDIMKHGLYNAYLLAIAPTGSISYINEASSSLHPIVNLIENRQEENIGSVYYPAPHLNNKTIQYYQSAYDTDMRDVINTYAAAQKHIDQGMSLTLFMRSVIPEGLYEWKNGKTQNMTTRDLNRLRNYAWTKGIKTIYYVRTHTGNYSQEIGVNHCESCII
- the nrdF gene encoding class 1b ribonucleoside-diphosphate reductase subunit beta, with amino-acid sequence MRKKYFNEILASEDNRHSVHYYKSIDWNQIEDGLDKATWEKLTSQFWLDTRIPVSNDRNDWRMLSDQERDVINKAFVGLTLLDTLQSEEGANAMRDDVRTQHEEAVLNNILFMESVHAKSYSTIFISLNTTNEIDKIFDWGNNNLLIQYKAKRINEIYQNGSPLQKKVASVFLESFLFYSGFYAPLWYLGNNKLENVAEIIKLIIRDESVHGTYLGYKFQLGFNELSEDKQNELKDWIYALLFDLMKNEEKFTEEVYSQVGWTYDVMTFVKYNANKALQNLGFEAFYQDGMPEHVNPIVMNGISTESSNHDFFSQVGNSYLIGESEAMDEDDYNF
- the panE gene encoding 2-dehydropantoate 2-reductase: MRILVLGAGGIGGYFGGRLVEKGEDVVFLVREKRKQQLEQSGLVIKSTNANYSFKPQLMTKDQHSDPFDVVLLSTKAYHLDEAIKDLKPFVGGTTVIIPLLNGISHLDQLINEFGKERVAGGLCQIETTLNESGEVIHSSSFDKLVFGELNNEMTERIQCVATAFSGTKADFILSTQILQDMWHKYLRITILSGLTTLMRAPIGPIRESLGGRDFIKALFDEVTQIMRAHHAPIADHVEDGQLLAIDELSYHFKTSMQRDMEKGSLIEGDHIHGHLLTLAEQANLKVPYLRAIYQNLKVYEQSLLHNN
- a CDS encoding AI-2E family transporter, which encodes MSKYQLELDYNTYQLKGKNVMDNYKRIDKLIMKYLIIGAIVILLITNYKQVLQWLSVLMTVLQPIIMGAGIAYIINLLMVQFEKIYFPNKHAKWVRMTRRPVSILSSFIVVLFIIVFVISLIAPQLISVFATMIEKAPELFTMVENWILQYNDLFPQLADFVQDVDIDWQGFASQFLNMINNFTGNVIETTVSTIGSVFNFIVNIFLAIIISIYILLTKEKLAGQFKRVSKAFLPERLDQNLRYVLNVLNDSFSSFFVGETIEAVILGSMVALGMWIFRFPYAGMIGALTGVTAYIPFVGAYISASVGFLLILVESPIRALLFLVLIIVIQQIEGNIIYPRVVGQSIGLSGLWVIVGITIGGGLWGVPGMLFGVPISSAIYRLIKDNVVLKEKYKGRLKVKG